Proteins from a single region of Gossypium arboreum isolate Shixiya-1 chromosome 1, ASM2569848v2, whole genome shotgun sequence:
- the LOC108482262 gene encoding purine permease 3-like, translated as MEVVKESEPNTTTMRKALLVINCIILSIGNCAGPLMMRLYFIHGGKRVWFSSWLETGGWPIILFPIACVHFYRSRTQPSSENKLFFMKPHLFIAAAVIGILTGLDDYLYAYGVARLPVSTSSLIIASQLAFTAGFAFVLVKQKFTSYSINAVFLLTIGSGVLAMHTSSDRPANESNREYVLGFLMTVGASALYGFILPLVELTYKKAKQEISYALVMEIQMVMCLFATGVCTIGMLVNNDFKVIRREAREYELGETKYYIVAICSAMIWQCFFLGAIGVIFCASSLLSGIIIAVLLPVTEILAVIFYNESFHAEKGVALALSLWGFLSYFYGEIKQSKENKPALETEMASVPNRQESV; from the exons ATGGAGGTCGTCAAGGAATCTGAACCAAACACTACCACCATGAGAAAAGCTCTGCTAGTAATAAACTGCATCATCCTTTCTATAGGTAACTGTGCAGGTCCACTTATGATGCGGCTTTACTTTATCCATGGTGGGAAACGAGTCTGGTTCTCGAGCTGGCTCGAGACGGGTGGTTGGCCCATCATCCTTTTCCCAATCGCTTGTGTTCACTTTTACCGTTCGAGGACCCAACCCAGTTCAGAAAACAAGCTTTTCTTCATGAAACCACACTTGTTCATTGCTGCGGCCGTCATTGGAATCCTCACTGGCCTTGATGACTACCTCTACGCCTATGGGGTCGCACGCCTTCCAGTTTCAACTTCATCTTTAATCATTGCCTCGCAGTTGGCTTTTACCGCAGGGTTTGCTTTCGTTTTGGTGAAGCAAAAGTTCACTTCTTATTCCATAAACGCCGTGTTTCTGTTAACGATCGGATCAGGCGTTTTAGCCATGCATACCAGCAGCGACCGTCCTGCGAATGAGTCAAACAGGGAATACGTTTTGGGATTTCTGATGACCGTTGGTGCATCGGCTTTGTATGGGTTTATTTTGCCTTTGGTGGAGTTAACTTACAAGAAAGCAAAGCAAGAAATCAGCTACGCACTTGTGATGGAGATTCAGATGGTGATGTGTTTGTTTGCTACTGGTGTTTGCACCATTGGCATGCTGGTTAACAACGATTTCAAG GTAATTCGAAGGGAAGCAAGGGAATACGAGCTCGGGGAAACAAAGTATTACATAGTCGCGATTTGCAGTGCAATGATATGGCAATGTTTCTTCTTGGGAGCAATAGGAGTCATCTTTTGTGCTTCATCTTTGTTATCAGGAATCATAATTGCTGTTTTATTACCCGTAACTGAGATTCTGGCCGTAATTTTCTACAACGAAAGTTTTCATGCCGAAAAAGGTGTTGCCCTTGCACTCTCTCTTTGGGGCTTCCTTTCTTACTTCTACGGTGAGATTAAGCAATCCAAGGAAAACAAACCAGCTCTTGAAACCGAGATGGCTTCTGTACCCAATCGACAGGAAAGTGTGTAA